In the Campylobacter sp. RM6914 genome, one interval contains:
- the hemE gene encoding uroporphyrinogen decarboxylase, whose protein sequence is MIFIDACLKKPTPYTPVWMMRQAGRYLPEYMQVRAQAGDFLSLCKDYKKASEVTIQPVDILGVDAAILFSDILVVPLEMGMELKFIKGEGPVFDESVKNLEDLEKLDSAKAVKNLTYVYDTIKLTRQNLAADKALIGFLGAPWTLATYMIEGQGTKTYAICKKMLYSNPELLHQILDKVTAACIGYAKEQIRSGVNAIQIFDSWAAALEESAFFEFSWKYIIKIVDEIKREFPQIPVIVFPKGISGYLDKISGNFDVFGVDWSTPIKTAREKLSPKYVLQGNMEPTRLYSKTAIDEGVSHVLKAMKGAPHIFNLGHGILPDIPVEHAKYFIKKVQEDSRR, encoded by the coding sequence ATGATTTTTATTGATGCCTGCTTAAAAAAACCAACTCCTTATACTCCCGTTTGGATGATGCGTCAAGCCGGTCGCTACCTACCAGAATACATGCAAGTTAGAGCGCAAGCCGGGGATTTTCTATCGCTTTGCAAGGATTATAAAAAAGCCAGCGAAGTTACGATACAGCCTGTTGATATTTTAGGCGTTGATGCCGCGATACTTTTTAGCGATATTTTGGTAGTTCCACTTGAGATGGGCATGGAGCTTAAATTTATAAAAGGCGAAGGTCCTGTATTTGACGAGTCCGTTAAAAACCTAGAGGACTTAGAAAAGCTTGATAGCGCAAAAGCTGTTAAAAATTTAACCTATGTTTACGATACTATCAAGCTAACACGCCAAAATTTAGCTGCCGATAAGGCTTTGATAGGATTTTTGGGTGCTCCTTGGACGCTTGCTACATATATGATAGAGGGCCAAGGCACAAAAACTTACGCGATCTGCAAAAAAATGCTCTATTCAAACCCTGAACTTTTGCATCAAATTTTAGATAAAGTTACTGCCGCTTGTATCGGTTACGCAAAAGAGCAAATTCGTTCGGGAGTAAATGCTATACAAATTTTTGACAGCTGGGCTGCCGCTCTTGAAGAGAGTGCATTTTTTGAATTTAGTTGGAAATATATCATTAAAATCGTGGATGAAATCAAACGTGAATTTCCTCAAATTCCGGTTATCGTATTTCCAAAAGGCATAAGCGGTTATTTGGATAAAATTTCTGGAAATTTTGATGTTTTTGGTGTTGATTGGAGCACTCCGATAAAAACCGCACGTGAAAAGCTAAGCCCAAAATACGTCCTTCAGGGCAATATGGAACCAACACGTCTTTATAGCAAAACAGCCATTGACGAAGGCGTATCACACGTGCTTAAAGCCATGAAAGGCGCTCCTCATATCTTCAACCTAGGTCACGGCATACTTCCTGATATACCAGTCGAGCATGCAAAATACTTTATAAAAAAAGTACAAGAAGACAGCAGAAGATAA
- a CDS encoding YqhA family protein codes for MLKRIFERLMIASNAFTILPVIFCLLGAIVLFIIASYDVLVVFGDVYAYFFKGFHPDDFHSDIVGVIVGAIDLYLMALVLFIFSFGIYELFISEIDELKTDKSSNVLEVHSLDELKDKLAKVIVMVLIVNFFQRVLHANFTTPLEMAYLAASILALCVGLYFLHKGGSH; via the coding sequence ATGCTTAAAAGAATTTTTGAGAGATTAATGATCGCAAGTAACGCATTTACGATACTTCCGGTTATCTTTTGTCTACTTGGAGCCATAGTGCTTTTTATCATCGCAAGTTATGATGTTTTAGTTGTTTTTGGCGACGTATATGCTTACTTTTTTAAAGGATTTCATCCTGATGATTTTCACTCCGATATCGTCGGCGTAATAGTCGGAGCAATCGACTTATACCTCATGGCACTTGTGCTTTTTATATTTAGCTTTGGCATTTATGAGCTGTTTATAAGCGAGATAGACGAGCTAAAAACCGACAAAAGCTCAAACGTCCTTGAGGTGCACTCTCTTGATGAGCTAAAAGACAAACTAGCAAAAGTTATCGTAATGGTTTTGATCGTAAATTTCTTCCAACGCGTCTTGCATGCAAATTTCACAACTCCACTTGAGATGGCATATCTTGCAGCTTCTATACTTGCGCTTTGTGTTGGACTTTACTTTTTGCACAAAGGCGGTTCACATTGA
- a CDS encoding aspartate-semialdehyde dehydrogenase yields MRKFNVAIVGATGAVGEELLNVLAEVDFPVANILPLASAKSAGSSVEFGGKEYKVVELTESVFEEHEVDIAFFSAGGSVSAKFAPLAAASGAVVIDNTSHFRMDADVPLVVPECNPQDIALWKTRGIIANPNCSTIQMVQILKPLDDVYDIQRVDVSTYQAASGAGKEGMEELVLQMQKFFEFKLDECEPKVFAHRLAFNVIPHIDVFLDNDYTKEEMKMVNETQKILHKNMEVSATCVRVPVLRSHSEAITIHFAKDVDALHAKEILSKAPSLIVLDNPSKKEYPMPLHSTDTNDTYVGRIRVDNYRPNVLHLWCSADQIRVGAATNAVRIAQKWIELPENAL; encoded by the coding sequence ATGAGAAAATTCAATGTTGCTATAGTCGGCGCAACAGGTGCGGTCGGTGAAGAGCTTTTAAATGTTTTAGCAGAAGTTGATTTTCCGGTTGCAAATATCTTACCTCTTGCAAGCGCTAAAAGCGCTGGCTCGTCGGTGGAATTTGGCGGCAAAGAGTATAAGGTGGTAGAGCTAACCGAGAGTGTGTTTGAAGAGCATGAGGTAGATATCGCATTCTTTAGCGCGGGAGGCTCGGTTTCTGCTAAATTTGCTCCACTAGCGGCTGCTAGCGGTGCTGTAGTTATAGATAATACTAGCCATTTTAGAATGGATGCGGATGTGCCTTTGGTTGTTCCAGAGTGTAACCCGCAAGACATAGCTTTATGGAAAACACGCGGTATTATTGCAAATCCAAACTGCTCAACTATTCAAATGGTGCAAATTTTAAAACCTCTTGATGATGTTTACGATATCCAAAGAGTTGATGTAAGCACCTACCAAGCAGCCTCTGGAGCAGGCAAAGAGGGCATGGAGGAGCTAGTGCTTCAAATGCAAAAATTCTTTGAATTTAAACTTGACGAGTGCGAGCCAAAAGTATTTGCGCATCGCCTAGCATTTAACGTTATACCTCATATCGATGTGTTTTTAGACAACGACTACACAAAAGAAGAGATGAAAATGGTCAACGAAACACAAAAAATACTACACAAAAACATGGAAGTAAGCGCAACTTGTGTTCGCGTGCCTGTTCTTAGAAGCCATTCAGAAGCCATAACTATCCACTTTGCAAAAGATGTAGACGCTCTTCATGCAAAAGAAATTTTAAGCAAAGCTCCAAGCCTTATAGTGCTTGATAACCCGAGCAAAAAAGAGTATCCGATGCCTCTTCACTCTACCGATACAAACGACACTTACGTAGGAAGAATTCGCGTAGATAACTATAGACCAAATGTTCTTCACCTATGGTGTAGCGCCGATCAGATCCGAGTAGGAGCTGCTACAAATGCTGTTAGGATCGCTCAAAAATGGATAGAACTTCCAGAAAACGCTCTTTAA
- a CDS encoding LPP20 family lipoprotein, with the protein MIKIKALLICAFVALFSGCSFNGFFADEPKREIIVQKVDKDDLREVMKKEKMIYDAAPAETTFRAVGEGIAPLNSVSHAQSVTLAKRAAMADAYSQLAGKLYGVKINAEDTVRDAMLSDSSITSKVQGLVKNARIVNESFKDGLYKVNMELRIDQDKWREVFSY; encoded by the coding sequence ATGATTAAAATCAAAGCTCTGCTTATATGTGCTTTTGTTGCGCTTTTTAGCGGTTGTTCATTTAACGGTTTTTTTGCCGATGAGCCAAAACGCGAGATCATAGTTCAAAAAGTCGACAAAGACGATCTTAGAGAGGTCATGAAAAAAGAGAAGATGATCTATGACGCAGCCCCTGCCGAGACTACATTTAGGGCAGTTGGCGAGGGCATAGCTCCTCTTAACTCGGTATCTCACGCACAGTCAGTCACTTTAGCAAAACGCGCAGCAATGGCTGATGCCTACAGTCAGCTTGCAGGCAAACTTTACGGAGTTAAGATCAATGCCGAAGATACGGTTAGAGACGCTATGCTTTCAGACTCTTCTATCACTTCTAAAGTGCAAGGTCTTGTTAAAAACGCGAGAATCGTTAACGAGAGCTTTAAAGACGGACTTTACAAGGTCAATATGGAGCTTAGGATAGACCAAGATAAGTGGCGCGAAGTCTTTTCTTACTAA
- the gyrA gene encoding DNA gyrase subunit A: protein MEDNILNINQEIEAVDIEDSIKASYLDYSMSVIIGRALPDARDGLKPVHRRILYAMNDLGVGSRSPYKKSARIVGDVIGKYHPHGDTAVYDALVRMAQSFSMRYPTVDGQGNFGSVDGDSAAAMRYTEARMTILAEELLRDIDKDTVDFIPNYDDSTSEPDVLPSRVPNLLLNGSSGIAVGMATNIPPHSLDELVDGLLLLLDNKNASLEEIMQHIKGPDFPTGGIIFGKKGIIEAYRTGRGRVKLRAKTHIEKKQNKDIIIIDELPYQTNKARLIEQIADLVKEKQIEGISEVRDESDREGIRVVIELKRDAMSDIVLNNLFKSTTMESTFGVIMLAIDNKEPKIFSLRELLNLFLNHRKTVIIRKTIFDLEKAKARAHILEGLKIALDNIDEVISLIRNSADTSVAREGLMSKFGLSELQSNAILDMRLSKLTGLEREKLDNELKELMAEIARLDEILKSEVLLENLIREELIEIRSKFKVPRITEIVDDYDDIDIEDLIPNENMVVTITHRGYIKRVPSKQYEKQKRGGKGKVAVTTYDDDFIESFFTSNTHDTLMFITDRGQLYWLKVYKIPEGSRTAKGKAVVNLIQLQAEEKIKAIIPTTDFAENKSLAFFTKNGIVKRTNLSEFKNIRSIGVRAISLDDNDELVTALIVENDDDFVPEQEITNDAEQVIEPEILNDENTDENLESDDLSGEKMLFIVTKKGMCLKFNVSKVRQMGRTARGVTGIKFKELNDEVVGAAVIENNEQEILSISQKGIGKRTTAEEYRLTNRGGKGVICMKLTNRTGDLIGVVMVDDEADLMALTSSGKMIRVDMQSIRKAGRNTSGVIVVNVDGDDVVSIAKCPKTESEDDIEESEDEGLLE from the coding sequence ATGGAAGATAATATTTTAAACATAAACCAAGAGATTGAGGCTGTAGATATCGAGGATTCGATAAAGGCGAGTTATCTTGATTACTCCATGAGTGTTATCATCGGTCGTGCTTTGCCTGACGCAAGAGACGGACTAAAGCCGGTTCATAGAAGAATTTTATACGCAATGAACGACCTTGGCGTAGGCTCAAGAAGTCCGTATAAAAAGTCTGCTCGTATCGTGGGTGACGTCATCGGTAAATATCACCCGCACGGTGATACCGCAGTTTACGACGCACTTGTAAGGATGGCACAAAGCTTTTCTATGAGATATCCTACCGTTGACGGGCAAGGTAACTTTGGCTCAGTTGACGGCGATAGCGCAGCTGCGATGCGTTATACCGAAGCTAGGATGACTATCTTGGCAGAAGAGCTTTTGCGCGATATAGACAAGGATACAGTTGACTTTATCCCAAACTACGACGATAGCACAAGCGAACCTGACGTTCTTCCTAGCCGTGTGCCAAACCTACTTCTAAACGGCTCAAGCGGTATTGCCGTCGGTATGGCTACAAATATACCGCCACACAGTCTTGATGAGCTCGTGGATGGTCTTTTGTTGCTTCTTGATAACAAAAATGCCTCACTTGAAGAGATAATGCAACACATAAAAGGCCCTGATTTCCCGACAGGTGGTATCATCTTTGGCAAAAAAGGCATTATTGAAGCCTACCGCACAGGACGCGGTCGTGTTAAACTTCGCGCAAAAACTCATATAGAAAAGAAGCAAAACAAAGACATTATCATTATAGACGAGCTACCTTATCAAACCAATAAAGCGCGTCTTATCGAGCAGATCGCCGACTTAGTAAAAGAAAAGCAGATCGAAGGCATTAGCGAAGTTCGTGATGAATCAGACAGAGAGGGTATCCGCGTAGTTATCGAGCTAAAACGTGATGCGATGAGCGATATTGTATTAAATAACCTCTTTAAATCGACCACGATGGAAAGCACCTTTGGCGTGATAATGCTTGCTATCGATAACAAAGAGCCAAAAATTTTCTCTCTAAGAGAGCTTTTAAATTTATTCTTAAATCACCGAAAAACAGTAATAATTAGAAAAACAATTTTTGACCTAGAAAAGGCAAAAGCAAGAGCGCATATCTTAGAAGGTCTAAAAATCGCCCTTGACAATATAGACGAGGTCATATCTTTAATCAGAAACAGCGCCGACACAAGCGTGGCTCGCGAAGGACTTATGTCAAAATTCGGACTTAGTGAACTTCAATCAAATGCCATACTTGACATGCGTTTAAGCAAGCTAACCGGACTTGAGCGTGAGAAGCTAGATAATGAGTTAAAAGAGCTAATGGCTGAGATCGCAAGACTTGATGAAATTCTAAAAAGCGAGGTTTTACTTGAGAATTTAATACGCGAAGAGCTAATCGAAATTCGCTCCAAATTTAAAGTCCCTCGTATAACAGAGATCGTTGATGACTATGACGATATCGATATAGAGGATTTGATACCAAACGAAAATATGGTCGTAACCATCACTCACCGTGGATATATCAAACGCGTGCCAAGTAAACAATACGAAAAGCAAAAACGCGGCGGTAAAGGCAAAGTAGCAGTCACAACATATGATGACGACTTCATAGAAAGCTTCTTTACGAGCAACACGCATGATACGCTTATGTTTATAACAGACCGCGGACAGCTTTACTGGCTAAAAGTTTACAAGATCCCTGAAGGAAGTCGCACGGCAAAAGGCAAAGCGGTTGTAAATTTAATACAGCTTCAAGCCGAAGAAAAGATAAAAGCGATCATCCCCACAACCGACTTTGCGGAGAATAAATCTCTTGCATTCTTTACCAAAAACGGTATAGTAAAACGCACAAATTTAAGCGAGTTTAAAAACATCCGCTCTATCGGCGTAAGAGCTATAAGTCTTGATGACAACGATGAGTTAGTAACGGCACTTATAGTAGAAAACGATGATGATTTCGTGCCAGAACAAGAGATAACAAATGACGCAGAGCAAGTTATAGAACCCGAAATTTTAAATGACGAAAACACTGATGAAAACCTAGAGAGTGATGATTTAAGCGGTGAAAAAATGCTATTTATCGTCACCAAAAAAGGTATGTGCCTTAAATTTAATGTAAGCAAAGTTCGCCAAATGGGAAGAACCGCAAGAGGTGTAACAGGAATTAAATTTAAAGAGCTAAACGACGAGGTCGTAGGTGCAGCAGTTATAGAAAACAACGAACAAGAAATCTTAAGCATATCTCAAAAAGGTATAGGCAAGCGAACCACTGCAGAAGAGTACCGCCTAACAAACCGTGGCGGCAAAGGCGTTATCTGCATGAAGCTCACAAACCGCACAGGAGATCTCATCGGCGTTGTAATGGTTGATGACGAAGCTGACTTGATGGCGCTTACATCAAGTGGCAAGATGATACGCGTAGATATGCAAAGTATACGTAAAGCGGGACGCAACACAAGTGGTGTCATCGTCGTAAATGTCGATGGAGACGATGTTGTAAGTATAGCAAAATGTCCAAAAACCGAAAGTGAAGACGACATAGAAGAGTCTGAAGACGAAGGTCTTTTGGAATAA
- a CDS encoding ComF family protein, with translation MFCLNCGSFSIFTFCKICEFSLKEPTLALREVEGFKIYSFYEYSAIKNLIHSKHKFHGSFVYKALANLSFKKFAKNFTLNLKANVVAIDDHILHGYSHTAILAKAMSSKNLRPIYHVLHATSKVTYSGKSTKFRQDNPRNFKILKSPKYPVILVDDIITTATTMIEAKSALEKAGFEVLFGLVLADARY, from the coding sequence ATGTTTTGTCTTAACTGCGGCTCTTTTAGTATATTTACATTTTGCAAAATTTGCGAGTTTAGCTTAAAAGAGCCTACATTAGCACTTCGCGAAGTTGAAGGTTTTAAAATTTACAGCTTTTACGAATACTCTGCAATCAAAAATTTAATCCACTCAAAACATAAATTTCACGGAAGCTTCGTCTACAAAGCTCTTGCAAATTTAAGTTTTAAGAAATTTGCAAAAAATTTTACTCTAAATTTAAAAGCAAATGTCGTTGCTATAGACGATCATATCTTGCACGGCTACTCTCACACAGCCATACTTGCAAAAGCTATGTCAAGCAAAAATCTACGCCCGATATATCATGTTTTGCACGCTACGTCAAAAGTAACCTACTCCGGGAAAAGCACAAAATTTAGGCAAGATAATCCAAGAAATTTTAAAATTTTAAAGTCACCAAAATACCCTGTAATCCTGGTTGATGACATCATAACTACCGCAACAACGATGATAGAAGCCAAAAGCGCACTTGAAAAAGCCGGTTTTGAAGTGCTTTTCGGTCTAGTTTTAGCAGATGCAAGGTATTAA
- a CDS encoding YajG family lipoprotein encodes MKNLKILFAALLALLAFSGCSPTQSVVNLEPYNTKAASKTSYKDVYIANIHDNRKNKSVVATITDSKGSVKEYVMLQNDLASWFNEALTTELKANGANVGNLSGVVAEIYINEFSANMSGFASDNTRGNIKILLKIQKGETTITKNISNEQTKFELIPSGNAFKTLLRDMINDAVKRVAIQILNS; translated from the coding sequence ATGAAGAATTTAAAGATATTATTTGCGGCCTTACTTGCCTTGCTGGCTTTTAGCGGATGTTCACCAACTCAAAGTGTGGTAAATTTAGAGCCTTACAACACCAAAGCCGCCTCCAAAACAAGCTATAAAGATGTCTATATCGCAAACATCCATGATAACCGCAAAAACAAAAGCGTAGTCGCTACGATAACAGACAGTAAAGGCAGCGTCAAAGAGTATGTCATGTTGCAAAACGACCTAGCAAGCTGGTTTAATGAGGCTCTAACGACAGAACTTAAGGCAAACGGCGCAAATGTAGGAAATTTAAGCGGAGTGGTCGCAGAAATTTATATAAACGAATTTAGCGCAAATATGAGTGGATTTGCCTCAGATAACACTCGTGGCAATATAAAAATTCTACTTAAAATCCAAAAAGGCGAAACAACCATAACAAAAAATATCTCAAACGAACAGACAAAATTTGAGCTTATACCGTCAGGAAACGCCTTTAAAACACTACTACGAGATATGATAAATGACGCCGTAAAAAGAGTTGCGATACAAATTTTAAACAGCTGA
- the lepA gene encoding translation elongation factor 4, whose amino-acid sequence MCMKNIRNFSIIAHIDHGKSTLADRLIQECGAVSDREMTSQIMDTMDIEKERGITIKAQSVRLDYKLNGENYVFNLIDTPGHVDFSYEVSRSLASCEGALLVVDASQGVEAQTIANVYIALENNLEIIPVINKIDLPAADPERVKNEIEHIIGLDCSGAIEVSAKSGIGIDKLLEAISTRIPAPVSNENSPTKALIYDSWFDNYLGALALVRVYDGKISKNDEILVMGTGKKHIVLDLMYPNPIAPIKTSAINSGEVGVVVLGLKNVSDVQVGDTITSAKTPTKEPIGGFERAKPFVFAGLYPIETDKFEDLRDALDKLKLNDSSISYEPETSIALGFGFRVGFLGLLHMEVVKERLEREFNLDLIATAPTVTYEVVQTDGVITQIQNPSQLPAVNKIEHIKEPYVKSTIITPTEFLGNIITLLNNRRGMQTKMDYITPERVLLEYDIPMNEIVMDFYDKLKSSTKGYASFDYEPSDYRIGDLVKLDIKVAGETVDALSIIVPESKAQTKGRDFVKAMKEIVPRQLFEVAIQASIGNKVIARETVKSMGKNVTAKCYGGDITRKRKLLEKQKEGKKRMKAIGKVNLPQEAFLSVLKID is encoded by the coding sequence ATTTGTATGAAAAACATCAGAAATTTTAGCATCATAGCCCATATCGACCACGGTAAAAGCACGCTTGCAGACCGCCTTATCCAAGAGTGTGGAGCAGTAAGCGACCGCGAGATGACATCGCAGATCATGGATACTATGGATATAGAAAAAGAGCGCGGTATCACGATAAAAGCCCAAAGCGTAAGACTAGACTATAAGCTTAATGGAGAAAACTACGTATTTAACCTTATCGACACTCCCGGACACGTGGACTTTAGCTATGAAGTTAGTCGCTCCCTTGCCTCTTGTGAGGGTGCATTGCTTGTTGTTGATGCTAGCCAAGGCGTTGAAGCTCAAACGATAGCAAACGTTTACATCGCACTTGAAAACAACCTAGAAATCATCCCCGTAATCAACAAGATCGACCTCCCTGCAGCAGACCCGGAGCGCGTAAAAAACGAGATCGAACACATCATCGGACTTGACTGCTCAGGCGCTATCGAAGTTAGTGCAAAAAGCGGTATCGGCATAGACAAGCTACTTGAAGCTATATCTACAAGGATCCCTGCTCCTGTTTCAAATGAAAATTCCCCGACAAAGGCGCTGATTTATGATAGTTGGTTTGATAACTACCTTGGCGCACTTGCACTTGTTCGCGTATATGACGGTAAAATTTCAAAAAACGATGAAATTTTAGTCATGGGAACAGGTAAAAAACACATCGTATTAGACCTAATGTATCCAAACCCGATAGCTCCTATAAAAACTTCTGCCATAAATTCAGGCGAAGTAGGCGTAGTGGTTTTAGGTCTTAAAAATGTTAGTGATGTGCAAGTCGGAGATACCATAACCTCGGCAAAAACCCCTACAAAAGAGCCCATAGGCGGCTTTGAGAGGGCAAAACCTTTTGTGTTTGCAGGACTTTATCCGATAGAAACCGATAAATTTGAAGATCTGCGCGACGCGCTTGATAAGCTAAAGCTAAATGACAGCTCGATAAGCTACGAGCCTGAAACTTCTATCGCACTAGGATTTGGCTTTAGGGTGGGCTTTTTAGGCTTGCTTCACATGGAAGTCGTAAAAGAGCGCTTGGAGAGAGAGTTTAACCTAGACTTAATCGCAACCGCGCCAACCGTTACATACGAAGTAGTGCAAACAGACGGCGTCATAACACAAATTCAAAACCCAAGCCAACTTCCTGCCGTCAATAAAATCGAACACATAAAAGAGCCGTATGTCAAATCAACCATTATCACACCGACCGAATTTTTGGGTAATATCATCACGCTTCTAAATAACCGCCGTGGTATGCAAACCAAGATGGACTACATAACGCCAGAACGTGTTTTACTTGAGTATGATATACCGATGAACGAGATTGTTATGGACTTTTATGACAAGTTAAAATCGAGCACAAAAGGATATGCTAGCTTTGACTATGAGCCTAGCGATTATCGTATCGGAGATCTAGTAAAACTTGACATAAAAGTAGCCGGAGAGACAGTGGATGCTCTATCTATCATCGTACCTGAAAGCAAGGCGCAAACCAAGGGCAGAGACTTTGTAAAAGCCATGAAAGAGATAGTGCCTAGACAACTTTTTGAAGTAGCTATCCAAGCAAGTATCGGCAACAAAGTTATCGCACGCGAGACGGTAAAATCAATGGGTAAAAACGTAACGGCAAAATGTTACGGTGGCGATATAACACGTAAAAGAAAGCTGCTTGAGAAGCAAAAAGAGGGCAAGAAACGCATGAAAGCCATAGGAAAGGTAAATTTACCGCAAGAGGCGTTTTTGAGCGTTTTAAAGATAGACTAA
- a CDS encoding DsbA family oxidoreductase, translated as MASEAIFKVYFIENSLLSEQVNLVEIAKQIGLNESQTPEILNSDRCKQEISDDEEKAYKMGISAVSFFIIDDKFSISEAQGTPDMPEVIKGQKLFFYIAIKLYTYTFADVF; from the coding sequence GTGGCTAGTGAAGCTATTTTTAAGGTGTATTTTATCGAAAATTCTTTGCTTTCAGAGCAAGTAAATTTGGTTGAAATTGCTAAGCAAATCGGGTTAAACGAGAGTCAAACACCAGAAATTCTAAACTCAGACAGATGCAAGCAAGAGATAAGCGACGATGAAGAAAAAGCCTATAAAATGGGTATTTCGGCGGTGTCATTTTTTATCATTGATGATAAATTTAGCATATCAGAAGCGCAAGGAACACCAGATATGCCAGAAGTGATAAAAGGGCAAAAGCTATTCTTTTATATCGCCATCAAGCTCTATACTTACACGTTTGCCGATGTCTTTTAG
- a CDS encoding ABC transporter six-transmembrane domain-containing protein, with translation MKPSAFKTLLFIAKQNFKRLFFTFSLVLAENGLFLVYPILAGIAINAIVDGNTLLALSYSAMVFIGWGLGAVRRRVDTQVFTKIYAELAVSVIMSEKRAKKDESTIIARANLSREFVDFFEQHFPMLFTSAVSIFGSAIMLLFIEFYVGLAVCVLLVIFAILLPKYIAKNERLYLKLNNQLEREAKRINAGDEYILTRHYGILSRLRIRISNREAMSFFIIGVSAAILFSLAIFLLSSNNANAGHIYSVLTYLWTFAISLDDAPKLIEEFSKLKDIGKRVSIELDGDIKE, from the coding sequence ATGAAGCCAAGCGCTTTTAAAACCCTGCTTTTTATAGCAAAACAAAATTTTAAAAGGCTGTTTTTCACTTTTAGCTTAGTTCTAGCTGAAAATGGACTATTTCTAGTCTATCCTATACTTGCCGGTATCGCTATAAACGCGATAGTGGATGGCAACACCCTACTAGCACTCAGCTACTCGGCGATGGTATTTATCGGCTGGGGCTTGGGCGCTGTTAGACGCAGAGTGGATACGCAGGTCTTTACCAAAATTTACGCAGAACTAGCCGTAAGCGTCATCATGAGTGAAAAACGAGCCAAAAAAGATGAAAGCACTATCATTGCTAGAGCAAATTTATCACGTGAGTTTGTAGACTTTTTCGAGCAACACTTCCCTATGCTTTTTACCTCGGCTGTTTCGATATTTGGCTCAGCGATAATGCTTTTATTTATTGAGTTTTACGTGGGTTTGGCAGTTTGCGTTTTGCTTGTTATATTTGCTATTTTACTGCCAAAGTATATCGCCAAAAACGAAAGGCTTTATCTAAAGCTAAACAACCAACTTGAACGCGAAGCAAAACGCATAAATGCAGGCGATGAGTACATACTTACGCGTCACTACGGCATACTTTCACGCCTTCGTATTCGCATCTCAAACCGCGAAGCGATGAGCTTTTTTATCATCGGCGTAAGTGCGGCGATACTATTTAGCCTAGCTATATTTTTATTATCAAGCAACAACGCAAACGCAGGACATATCTACTCCGTGCTTACCTATCTTTGGACATTTGCGATTAGCCTTGATGACGCACCAAAGCTCATAGAAGAATTTAGCAAGCTAAAAGACATCGGCAAACGTGTAAGTATAGAGCTTGATGGCGATATAAAAGAATAG
- a CDS encoding energy-coupling factor ABC transporter ATP-binding protein: MSCSVTIRNLSVCADENLLFSGVNLNVSHKEKIAIIGANGSGKTTLLETIAGLRNASGGVIELFHEPMLNLDSFKKYRGEIGYLFQDSDNQFIYPKVLEDVAFSLLSRGVDKDEAVEKSREILEHFGIWHLKDKIVFHLSGGEKKLVALAGVLISKPKILLLDEPTTALDFKMQTRLTQILKSLDISQIIVSHDKEFVRNVADKIYYLNENGLSEDRAGIL; the protein is encoded by the coding sequence TTGAGCTGTTCGGTGACTATCAGAAATTTATCAGTTTGTGCGGATGAAAATTTACTATTTAGCGGAGTAAATTTAAACGTCTCACATAAAGAAAAGATAGCCATAATCGGCGCAAATGGCTCAGGCAAAACCACGCTTCTTGAGACTATCGCAGGGCTTAGAAACGCTAGTGGCGGTGTCATCGAGCTGTTTCACGAACCTATGTTAAATCTTGATAGCTTTAAAAAATATAGGGGCGAGATAGGCTATCTGTTTCAAGATAGCGACAATCAGTTCATCTACCCAAAAGTGCTTGAGGACGTGGCATTTAGCCTACTTTCAAGAGGTGTGGATAAAGATGAAGCGGTGGAGAAATCAAGGGAAATTTTGGAACATTTTGGTATCTGGCACCTAAAAGACAAGATAGTCTTTCACCTCTCAGGTGGCGAGAAAAAGCTTGTAGCACTTGCTGGAGTACTCATCTCAAAGCCTAAAATTTTACTACTTGATGAGCCGACAACCGCGCTTGACTTTAAGATGCAAACAAGACTGACGCAGATACTAAAAAGCCTTGACATAAGCCAAATCATCGTATCTCACGATAAAGAATTTGTGCGAAATGTCGCGGATAAAATCTACTATCTAAACGAAAACGGACTAAGCGAAGATAGGGCTGGGATTTTATGA